From a region of the Bradyrhizobium diazoefficiens genome:
- a CDS encoding SMP-30/gluconolactonase/LRE family protein, protein MNDASSRLPKFSQGWRPATYYPDPAIKALDPRFEKYWLKLSAVERLTTGLRWAEGPVWFGDGRYLLCSDIPNERIVKWEEETGAVSVFRKPSNFANGNTRDRQGRLVTCEHGGRRVVRTEYDGSITVLMDSFDGKRLNSPNDVVVKSDGSIWFTDPTFGLLGNYEGYKAESEIDPYVYRLDPASGKAAIVAEGVLGPNGLCFSPDENILYVVESRGVPNRKILAYDVSADGTTISDKRVHIDAGPGTPDGMRCDIDGNLWCGWGMGDPELDGVVVFAPDGVMIGRIALPERCANLCFGGVKRNRLFMAASQSIYALYVNTQGAIGG, encoded by the coding sequence ATGAACGATGCATCGTCCCGCTTGCCGAAGTTCAGCCAGGGCTGGCGACCGGCGACCTATTACCCTGATCCCGCGATCAAGGCGCTCGATCCCCGCTTCGAAAAATACTGGCTGAAACTTTCCGCGGTGGAGCGCCTGACGACCGGCCTGCGCTGGGCGGAGGGGCCGGTATGGTTCGGCGACGGGCGCTATCTGCTCTGCAGCGACATCCCGAACGAGCGCATCGTCAAATGGGAAGAGGAGACCGGCGCGGTCAGCGTATTCCGCAAGCCTTCCAACTTCGCCAATGGCAACACGCGCGACCGGCAGGGCCGGCTCGTTACCTGCGAACATGGCGGGCGGCGCGTGGTGCGCACAGAATATGACGGCAGCATCACCGTGCTGATGGATTCATTCGACGGCAAGCGGTTGAACTCGCCGAACGACGTCGTGGTGAAGTCCGACGGCTCGATCTGGTTCACCGATCCGACCTTCGGCCTGCTCGGCAATTACGAAGGCTATAAGGCCGAGTCCGAGATCGACCCGTACGTCTATCGGCTCGATCCCGCAAGCGGCAAGGCGGCCATCGTCGCCGAAGGCGTACTCGGGCCGAACGGGCTGTGCTTCTCGCCGGACGAGAATATCCTCTATGTCGTGGAATCCCGCGGCGTGCCGAACCGCAAGATCCTCGCCTATGATGTCTCGGCGGACGGCACCACGATTTCCGACAAGCGCGTCCACATCGATGCCGGCCCGGGCACACCTGACGGCATGCGTTGCGACATTGACGGCAATCTCTGGTGCGGCTGGGGCATGGGCGATCCCGAGCTCGACGGCGTCGTGGTGTTCGCGCCCGACGGCGTCATGATCGGCCGCATCGCGCTGCCCGAGCGCTGCGCCAATCTCTGCTTCGGCGGCGTCAAGCGCAACCGCCTGTTCATGGCGGCGAGCCAGTCGATCTACGCGTTGTATGTGAACACGCAGGGCGCAATCGGGGGATAG
- a CDS encoding aldehyde dehydrogenase family protein, producing MVNRMQFYIDGAWVDPAVKKSTAVVNPATEEAMYEVALGSKADVDKAVAAAKRAFATFSQTSREERVALLTKIIEVYKGRLKEIGAAVSDEMGAPLPMAEKLQAGAGLGHLMTTLDVLKNYHFEEPVGTAMVLREPIGVVGMITPWNWPLNQIACKVAPALAAGCTMILKPSEFTPTSALIFAEILHEAGVPKGVFNLVNGLGPEVGAAMSEHPDIDMISFTGSTRAGIDVAKRAAPTVKRVSQELGGKSPNVILEGADLQKAVTGGVMHMFNNSGQSCNAPSRMIVPASKMKEVAAIAKAVADKTKAGDPRAEGTTIGPVVNRGQWDKIQGLIKKGIDEGATLVAGGPGLPEGVNKGFYVRPTIFADVTPDMTIAREEIFGPVLTIIGAKDEAEAVQIANDTPYGLAGYVTGASVEDAKRVGRQIRAGNVNLQGVPNDRSAPFGGYKQSGNGREWGKYGLEDFLEVKAVAGFNAA from the coding sequence ATGGTCAATCGCATGCAATTCTACATCGACGGCGCCTGGGTCGATCCCGCCGTCAAGAAGTCCACCGCCGTGGTCAATCCCGCGACGGAAGAGGCGATGTACGAGGTTGCGCTGGGCTCCAAGGCCGACGTGGACAAGGCGGTTGCCGCCGCCAAGCGAGCCTTCGCCACCTTCTCCCAGACCAGCCGTGAGGAGCGCGTCGCGCTGCTCACCAAGATCATCGAGGTCTACAAAGGCCGCCTCAAGGAGATCGGCGCCGCCGTCTCCGACGAGATGGGCGCACCGCTGCCGATGGCGGAGAAGCTGCAGGCCGGCGCGGGCCTCGGCCATCTCATGACCACGCTCGACGTGCTCAAGAACTACCATTTCGAGGAGCCGGTCGGCACCGCCATGGTGCTGCGCGAGCCGATCGGCGTGGTCGGCATGATCACGCCCTGGAACTGGCCGCTCAACCAGATCGCCTGCAAGGTCGCGCCCGCACTCGCCGCCGGCTGCACCATGATCCTGAAGCCGTCGGAGTTCACGCCGACGTCGGCCCTGATCTTCGCGGAAATTCTCCATGAAGCCGGCGTGCCGAAGGGCGTGTTCAATCTCGTCAACGGTCTCGGCCCCGAGGTCGGCGCAGCCATGAGCGAGCATCCCGATATCGACATGATCTCCTTCACCGGCTCGACCCGCGCCGGCATCGACGTCGCCAAGCGCGCGGCACCGACCGTGAAGCGCGTCAGCCAGGAGCTCGGCGGCAAGTCGCCGAACGTCATCCTCGAAGGCGCCGACCTCCAGAAGGCGGTGACCGGCGGCGTGATGCACATGTTCAACAACTCCGGCCAGTCCTGCAACGCGCCCTCGCGCATGATCGTGCCGGCCTCGAAGATGAAGGAAGTCGCCGCGATCGCGAAGGCGGTCGCCGACAAGACGAAGGCCGGCGATCCCCGGGCCGAAGGCACCACCATCGGTCCGGTCGTCAACCGCGGCCAGTGGGACAAGATCCAGGGCCTGATCAAGAAGGGCATCGACGAGGGCGCAACGCTCGTTGCCGGTGGTCCGGGCCTGCCCGAAGGCGTTAACAAGGGCTTCTACGTCCGTCCGACCATCTTCGCCGACGTCACCCCCGACATGACGATCGCCCGCGAAGAGATTTTTGGACCGGTGCTGACCATCATCGGCGCCAAGGACGAAGCCGAGGCCGTGCAGATCGCCAACGACACGCCCTATGGTCTCGCCGGCTACGTCACGGGCGCTTCAGTCGAGGACGCCAAGCGCGTCGGTCGCCAGATCCGTGCCGGCAACGTCAATCTCCAGGGCGTGCCCAACGACCGCAGCGCGCCGTTCGGCGGCTACAAGCAGTCGGGCAACGGCCGCGAGTGGGGCAAATACGGCCTCGAGGACTTCCTCGAAGTGAAGGCGGTCGCCGGCTTCAACGCGGCGTAA
- the bla gene encoding subclass B3 metallo-beta-lactamase, which translates to MRKWIIALVALLPLSGAVQARTLTDLLETLRAKWNQPTEPFKIIDNVYYVGTNGLASYLITSPQGHILVDTVMPESTSQIKASIEKLGFKISEIKYLLNTHAHIDHTGGFAELKQTSGAQMVAGEADKPLLEGGYYPGAQEEKALDFPPVKVDRTVREGDTVTVGNVTLTARETPGHSPGCTSWAFSVKDGDASRSVLIFCSGTVALNRLAGNPTYPGIVDDYRKTFARARDMKVDILLAPHPEMYKMAEKRAKLAGGGPNPFVDPGEFKAYAASLEKAFEEALVKQTAAAQEKKG; encoded by the coding sequence ATGAGAAAATGGATCATCGCGCTTGTCGCGCTGCTGCCGCTCTCAGGCGCTGTGCAGGCCCGAACACTGACGGATCTGCTCGAAACCCTCAGGGCGAAATGGAACCAACCGACCGAGCCGTTCAAGATCATCGACAATGTCTACTATGTCGGTACCAACGGGCTCGCCTCCTACCTGATCACCTCGCCGCAGGGACATATTCTCGTCGATACCGTGATGCCGGAATCGACGTCACAGATCAAAGCGAGCATCGAGAAGCTCGGCTTCAAGATCAGCGAAATCAAGTACCTCCTCAACACTCACGCGCATATCGATCACACCGGCGGTTTCGCCGAGTTGAAGCAGACCAGCGGAGCGCAGATGGTCGCGGGCGAGGCCGACAAGCCATTGCTGGAAGGGGGCTATTATCCGGGCGCGCAAGAAGAGAAGGCGCTCGACTTTCCGCCGGTGAAGGTGGACCGCACGGTGCGCGAGGGCGATACCGTCACGGTCGGCAACGTCACCTTGACGGCACGCGAGACGCCCGGCCATTCGCCGGGCTGCACCAGCTGGGCGTTTTCGGTGAAGGATGGCGACGCGTCGCGCTCGGTCTTGATCTTCTGCAGCGGCACGGTCGCGCTGAACCGGCTCGCCGGCAACCCGACCTATCCCGGCATCGTCGACGACTACCGAAAGACCTTTGCGCGCGCCAGGGACATGAAGGTCGACATCCTGCTCGCGCCCCATCCCGAAATGTACAAGATGGCGGAGAAGCGCGCCAAGCTCGCCGGCGGCGGGCCCAACCCGTTCGTCGATCCCGGCGAGTTCAAGGCCTATGCTGCATCGCTGGAGAAGGCGTTCGAAGAGGCGCTCGTCAAGCAGACTGCGGCGGCGCAGGAGAAGAAGGGCTAG
- a CDS encoding enoyl-CoA hydratase-related protein, with protein sequence MPAPVTQSDDPALLQIDGPIATITLNRPAAFNSINLAIAQKLEQLAATIEGDDAIRVVVLEGEGRAFSAGGDLQTIGAAAEAGTVTPVVGELLKHYHAFIEIIRRMPKISLSSVHGSAAGAGMGLAFVTDLCIAADDAKFTPAYAKIGVSPDGGSTVGIVGTVGSRRALQIFLSEDNFTAQQAYEWGLVAKVVPATELKAATRKLAERLAQNPPAAIAGTKQLVYQAVTTPVKQQLDAEEHKIIMAMNTEEFRTAVKKFTSKAK encoded by the coding sequence ATGCCAGCTCCCGTTACCCAGTCCGATGATCCTGCCCTGCTGCAGATCGACGGTCCGATCGCGACCATCACGCTGAACCGCCCCGCCGCGTTCAACTCGATCAATCTTGCGATTGCGCAGAAGCTCGAGCAGCTCGCTGCCACGATCGAGGGCGATGACGCAATCCGCGTCGTGGTCCTCGAGGGCGAAGGCCGCGCATTCTCGGCCGGCGGCGATCTGCAGACGATCGGGGCGGCCGCCGAAGCGGGCACGGTGACGCCGGTGGTCGGCGAGCTCTTGAAGCACTATCACGCCTTCATCGAGATCATCAGGCGCATGCCGAAAATCTCGCTGTCGAGCGTCCACGGCTCGGCCGCCGGCGCCGGCATGGGCCTCGCCTTCGTCACCGATCTCTGCATCGCCGCTGACGACGCCAAGTTCACGCCGGCCTACGCCAAGATCGGGGTGTCGCCGGATGGCGGCTCGACGGTCGGCATCGTCGGCACGGTCGGATCGCGGCGGGCGCTGCAGATCTTCCTGTCCGAAGACAATTTTACCGCGCAGCAAGCCTATGAATGGGGCCTGGTCGCGAAGGTCGTTCCCGCCACGGAATTGAAGGCGGCCACGCGAAAACTCGCCGAGCGCCTCGCGCAGAACCCGCCGGCCGCGATCGCCGGCACCAAACAGCTGGTCTACCAGGCCGTCACCACGCCGGTGAAGCAGCAGCTCGACGCCGAGGAGCACAAGATCATCATGGCGATGAACACGGAAGAATTCCGCACGGCCGTCAAGAAGTTCACCAGCAAGGCCAAGTAG
- a CDS encoding IlvD/Edd family dehydratase, translating into MTSGLRKGLTSYGDAGFSLFLRKAFIKAMGYSDDALERPIVGITNTYSDYNPCHGNVPQIIEAAKRGVMLSGAMPFVFPTISIAESFAHPTSMYLRNLMAMDTEEMIRAQPMDSVIVIGGCDKTLPAQVMAAISADLPTVVIPVGPMVVGHHKGEVLGACTDCRRLWAKYRAGDMDDAEIEAVNGRLAPSVGTCMVMGTASTMACMIEAMGLSLPMSATIPAPHAERFRLAEASGRVAAEMAKTKGPKPSDLLTPASFKNAQVVLQAIGGSTNGLIHLTAMAHRSPHRLDLEVFDQIGREVPVLVDLKPSGEHYMEHFHHAGGVPKLLAQLGDLIDLEAKTIAGQTLRDVVANAEDVPGQDAIRSRDNPIKTEGALAILHGNLAPRGAVIKQSAASPKLLQHTGRAVVFESVEDMTLRVDDPDLDVTADDVLVLRNAGPKGAPGMPEAGYLPIPKKLARGGTKDMVRISDARMSGTAFGTIVLHITPESAVGGPLALVRNGDMISLDVAKRSIELLVDAAELERRRAALKPVAAPEEMRRGYAWLFNETIMQADDGCDFDFM; encoded by the coding sequence ATGACGAGTGGCTTGCGCAAGGGTCTGACGAGCTATGGCGATGCCGGCTTCTCACTGTTCCTGCGCAAGGCGTTCATCAAGGCCATGGGCTATTCCGACGACGCGCTGGAGCGCCCGATCGTCGGCATCACCAACACCTATAGCGACTACAATCCCTGCCACGGCAACGTCCCGCAAATTATCGAAGCTGCCAAACGCGGCGTGATGCTGTCCGGCGCGATGCCGTTCGTGTTCCCGACCATCTCGATCGCCGAGAGCTTTGCGCATCCGACCTCGATGTATCTGCGCAATCTGATGGCGATGGACACCGAGGAAATGATCCGGGCCCAGCCGATGGATTCGGTGATCGTGATCGGCGGCTGCGACAAGACTCTTCCGGCGCAGGTGATGGCGGCGATCAGCGCCGATCTGCCGACCGTGGTCATTCCCGTCGGCCCCATGGTGGTTGGCCATCACAAGGGTGAAGTGCTGGGCGCCTGCACCGATTGCCGCCGGCTCTGGGCGAAATATCGCGCCGGTGACATGGATGATGCCGAGATCGAGGCGGTGAACGGGCGTCTCGCGCCGTCGGTCGGCACCTGCATGGTGATGGGCACGGCCTCGACCATGGCCTGCATGATCGAAGCCATGGGTCTCTCTCTGCCGATGAGCGCGACGATCCCGGCGCCGCATGCCGAGCGTTTCCGTCTGGCAGAGGCGAGCGGCCGGGTTGCGGCGGAGATGGCCAAGACCAAGGGACCGAAGCCGAGCGACCTGCTGACGCCGGCGTCGTTCAAGAACGCGCAGGTCGTGCTCCAGGCGATCGGTGGCTCGACCAATGGCCTGATTCATCTGACCGCGATGGCGCATCGCTCGCCGCACCGGCTCGATCTCGAAGTGTTCGACCAGATTGGCCGTGAGGTGCCGGTGCTGGTCGACCTCAAGCCGTCCGGCGAGCATTACATGGAGCATTTCCATCACGCCGGCGGCGTGCCGAAGCTGCTGGCGCAGCTCGGCGACCTCATCGACCTCGAAGCGAAGACCATTGCAGGGCAAACGCTGCGTGATGTCGTGGCGAATGCAGAGGACGTGCCCGGCCAGGACGCGATCCGTTCGCGCGACAATCCGATCAAGACCGAGGGCGCCCTTGCCATCCTGCACGGCAATCTCGCGCCGCGCGGTGCGGTGATCAAGCAATCGGCCGCGAGCCCAAAACTGTTGCAGCACACCGGACGTGCGGTCGTGTTCGAATCCGTCGAGGACATGACCTTGCGGGTCGACGATCCCGATCTCGACGTGACCGCCGACGACGTGCTGGTGCTGCGCAATGCCGGCCCCAAGGGTGCACCCGGCATGCCCGAGGCGGGCTACCTGCCGATTCCGAAGAAGCTCGCGCGCGGCGGTACCAAGGACATGGTGCGCATCTCGGACGCTCGCATGAGCGGCACCGCATTCGGCACCATCGTGCTGCACATCACGCCCGAATCCGCCGTCGGCGGACCATTGGCGCTGGTGAGGAACGGCGACATGATCAGCCTCGACGTCGCCAAGCGCAGCATCGAGCTTTTGGTCGATGCCGCCGAGCTGGAGCGTCGGCGTGCTGCGTTGAAGCCGGTCGCTGCGCCCGAGGAGATGCGGCGCGGTTACGCCTGGCTGTTCAACGAGACCATCATGCAGGCCGACGATGGCTGCGACTTCGATTTCATGTAG
- a CDS encoding NAD(P)-dependent oxidoreductase gives MPRILMTGASGGIGTSLRKLLPPIYPDLLLSDIKPPADLGANEKFKAADLADLAQCEAICEGVDGILHFGGYSVEGTWDQILQANIIGGYNLFEAAYRKGVKRVVFASSNHAVGFYPRHRKIGTDVTPRPDGRYGVSKVFGEAVGALYADKHGLKVTCLRIGNFGDMPLDQRRLSIWLKPDDLVQLCRIGLEHPDIHFEIFYGASLNERAWWDNHRAYELGYRPSGRAEDFREHAMAEQAKLKPDPIGDHYQGGAFCSSEFDGDTSRIIDWTKR, from the coding sequence ATGCCGCGTATTTTGATGACCGGAGCTTCGGGCGGAATCGGCACGAGCCTGCGGAAACTGCTGCCGCCGATCTACCCGGATCTCCTGCTCTCCGATATCAAGCCGCCCGCCGATCTTGGCGCGAATGAAAAATTCAAGGCGGCGGACCTCGCCGATCTCGCGCAATGTGAGGCGATCTGCGAGGGCGTCGACGGCATCCTCCATTTCGGCGGCTATTCGGTCGAAGGCACCTGGGATCAAATCCTCCAAGCCAACATCATCGGCGGCTACAATCTGTTCGAGGCGGCCTATCGCAAGGGCGTCAAGCGTGTGGTGTTCGCCTCGTCGAACCACGCCGTCGGCTTCTATCCGCGCCACCGCAAGATCGGTACCGACGTCACCCCGCGTCCGGATGGCCGCTATGGTGTCAGCAAGGTGTTCGGCGAGGCTGTCGGCGCGCTCTACGCCGATAAGCATGGCCTCAAGGTGACTTGCCTGCGCATTGGCAATTTCGGCGACATGCCGCTCGACCAGCGCCGGCTTTCGATCTGGCTCAAGCCCGACGACCTCGTGCAGCTCTGCCGCATCGGGCTCGAACATCCCGACATCCACTTCGAGATCTTCTACGGTGCCTCCCTCAACGAGCGCGCCTGGTGGGACAATCACCGTGCCTACGAACTCGGCTATCGGCCCTCGGGGCGCGCCGAAGATTTCCGCGAGCACGCGATGGCCGAGCAGGCCAAGCTGAAGCCGGATCCGATCGGAGATCACTATCAGGGCGGCGCGTTCTGCAGCAGCGAGTTCGATGGCGACACCAGTCGCATCATCGACTGGACCAAGCGGTAG
- a CDS encoding transketolase encodes MPVDTARLDTLNALARKALWLSSWTIHHANHIRPNEDGLKVGGHQASSASLATIMSALYFHVLRPEDRVAVKPHASPVFHAIQYLFGRQSREKLENFRGFKGAQSYPSRTKDVDDVDFSTGSVGLGVAQTLFASLVQDYVKAHGWMKDRREGRMVALVGDAEMDEGNIFEALAEGWKHGLRNTWWVVDYNRQSLDAVVREGLWEKFETVFRNFGWDVVIVKYGRLMREAFAEPGGEALKRWIDNCPNALYAALCFQGGAAFRKHLHDEIGDQGPITSLIDKRSDEELLALMSNLGGHDMASMLEAFESIDHDRPVCFIAYTIKGVGLPFQGHKDNHAGLMTVAQMEKYRESQNIRPGHEWDKYEGLAQDAAELDAFLARVPFNQDGRRLTAPAVEVPRQLAFKPSAQMSTQQGFGLVLNEIARSDSELARRIVTTSPDVTVSTNLGPWVNRRGLFARAEKADLFRSEKIPSTFNWDASPKGQHLELGIAEMNLFIMLSALGLSHQINGERLLPVGTLYDPFIERGLDALNYACYQDARFMLAATPSGITLAPEGGAHQSIATPLIGMAQDGLASFEPAFVDELAVIMGWGFDHMQRDPGEGGSVYLRLSTRSIEQAQRIMTAELAQGITEGAYWLRKPGPNAEVVIAYTGAVAPEAIEATGFIGESRRDIGLLAITSADRLHAGWTAARKLRRDRRGVQHLSHIEKLLAPLSRDCGIVTAIDGHPSALGWLGSVRGHRVEALGVEQFGQTGSIADLYRHYGIDANAIIDAAESLTTGAPVLHRKMAV; translated from the coding sequence ATGCCCGTTGATACCGCCCGTCTCGACACCCTGAACGCGCTGGCCCGCAAGGCGCTGTGGTTGTCGTCGTGGACCATCCACCATGCCAACCACATCCGCCCCAACGAGGATGGGCTCAAGGTCGGCGGCCACCAGGCCTCGTCCGCCTCGCTCGCCACCATCATGTCGGCGCTGTATTTCCACGTCCTGCGTCCCGAGGATCGCGTCGCGGTGAAGCCGCATGCGAGCCCGGTGTTCCACGCCATCCAGTATCTGTTCGGCCGGCAGAGCCGCGAAAAGCTGGAGAATTTTCGCGGCTTCAAGGGCGCGCAATCCTATCCCTCCCGCACCAAGGACGTCGACGATGTCGACTTCTCCACCGGCTCGGTCGGCCTCGGCGTCGCGCAGACGCTGTTCGCTTCGCTAGTGCAGGATTACGTCAAGGCGCATGGCTGGATGAAGGACCGCCGCGAAGGGCGGATGGTGGCCCTCGTCGGCGATGCCGAGATGGACGAAGGTAACATCTTCGAGGCGCTTGCGGAGGGCTGGAAGCATGGCCTGCGCAACACCTGGTGGGTGGTGGACTACAACAGGCAGTCGCTCGACGCCGTCGTGCGCGAAGGGCTCTGGGAAAAGTTCGAGACCGTGTTCCGCAATTTTGGCTGGGACGTCGTCATCGTGAAATATGGCCGCCTGATGCGCGAGGCGTTCGCCGAGCCCGGCGGCGAGGCACTGAAGCGCTGGATCGACAATTGCCCGAACGCGCTCTATGCCGCGCTGTGCTTCCAGGGCGGCGCGGCTTTCAGAAAACATCTGCACGACGAGATCGGCGACCAGGGACCGATCACAAGCCTAATCGACAAGCGCAGCGACGAGGAGCTCTTGGCGCTGATGTCGAATCTTGGCGGCCACGACATGGCGAGCATGCTGGAGGCGTTCGAGTCCATCGACCACGATCGTCCGGTCTGCTTCATCGCCTACACCATCAAGGGCGTCGGCCTGCCGTTCCAAGGCCACAAGGACAACCATGCCGGCCTGATGACCGTCGCGCAGATGGAGAAATATCGCGAGAGCCAGAACATCCGTCCCGGCCACGAATGGGACAAGTACGAGGGCTTGGCGCAGGACGCCGCCGAGCTCGACGCGTTCCTCGCGCGAGTGCCTTTCAACCAGGATGGCCGCCGCCTGACCGCGCCCGCTGTCGAGGTTCCCCGGCAGCTCGCCTTCAAGCCGTCGGCGCAGATGTCGACCCAGCAAGGCTTTGGCCTCGTGCTGAACGAGATCGCGCGCAGCGACAGCGAGCTGGCCAGGCGCATCGTCACGACATCGCCCGATGTTACCGTCTCGACCAATCTCGGCCCGTGGGTGAACCGTCGCGGCCTGTTCGCGCGCGCCGAGAAAGCGGACTTATTCCGCAGCGAGAAAATTCCATCCACGTTCAATTGGGACGCCTCGCCCAAGGGCCAGCATCTCGAGCTCGGCATTGCCGAGATGAACCTGTTCATCATGCTCTCCGCGCTCGGCCTGTCGCACCAGATCAACGGCGAACGTCTGCTGCCGGTCGGCACGCTCTACGATCCCTTCATCGAGCGCGGCCTCGATGCGCTGAACTATGCCTGCTACCAGGATGCGCGCTTCATGCTGGCGGCGACGCCCTCGGGCATCACGCTGGCGCCCGAAGGCGGCGCGCACCAGTCGATCGCGACGCCATTGATCGGCATGGCGCAGGACGGGCTCGCCTCGTTCGAGCCGGCCTTCGTCGACGAGCTCGCCGTGATCATGGGCTGGGGCTTTGATCATATGCAGCGCGATCCGGGTGAGGGCGGCTCGGTCTATTTGCGGCTCTCGACGCGGAGCATCGAGCAGGCGCAGCGGATCATGACGGCGGAGCTTGCGCAGGGCATCACTGAGGGCGCCTATTGGCTCCGCAAGCCGGGGCCGAATGCCGAAGTCGTGATCGCCTATACCGGTGCGGTCGCGCCGGAAGCGATCGAGGCGACCGGCTTCATCGGCGAGAGCCGGCGCGACATCGGCTTGCTCGCGATCACCTCGGCGGACCGCTTGCATGCCGGCTGGACTGCCGCGCGAAAGTTGCGGCGGGATCGCCGCGGCGTGCAGCATCTCAGCCACATCGAGAAACTGCTGGCGCCGCTGTCGCGCGACTGCGGCATCGTGACCGCAATCGACGGGCATCCGTCCGCGCTCGGCTGGCTCGGCAGCGTCCGCGGCCATCGGGTCGAGGCGCTCGGCGTCGAGCAGTTCGGCCAGACCGGCAGCATCGCGGACCTGTATCGGCACTATGGCATCGATGCGAATGCCATCATCGATGCGGCCGAAAGCCTCACCACCGGCGCGCCGGTGCTGCATCGGAAGATGGCGGTGTAG
- a CDS encoding GntR family transcriptional regulator, giving the protein MSDIHTADYIPVRREDPDGVVARLEEDIIFGRLAPGARLTEDALMSRYGTSRHFVRQALVDAERRGIVRRERNVGATVRFYSAEEVLQIYEVREMLTRQAALMIPLPAPQGLIDELTALQRQYCTRADAQDLRGIHDANDAFHLALFSACGNPYLVRSLQDYMNLTLPMRAKNLADREGLAQSRCQHELMIELLKGRDSWALAQLCVDHMQLSKKDYLARIAGEES; this is encoded by the coding sequence ATGTCCGACATTCACACCGCAGATTACATACCGGTCCGACGCGAGGATCCGGACGGTGTGGTTGCGCGGCTGGAGGAAGACATCATCTTTGGCCGCCTCGCGCCGGGCGCGCGCCTCACCGAGGATGCGCTGATGTCGCGCTACGGCACGTCGCGGCACTTCGTGCGGCAGGCGCTCGTGGACGCCGAGCGGCGCGGCATCGTCCGCCGCGAGAGGAATGTCGGCGCCACGGTGCGGTTCTATTCGGCCGAAGAGGTCCTGCAGATCTACGAGGTCCGGGAGATGCTGACCCGGCAGGCCGCGCTGATGATCCCCCTGCCCGCGCCACAAGGCCTGATCGACGAGCTAACCGCCCTGCAACGGCAATATTGCACGAGGGCCGACGCGCAGGATCTGCGCGGCATCCACGATGCTAACGACGCCTTCCACCTCGCGCTGTTCTCGGCCTGCGGCAATCCCTATCTGGTCCGGTCGCTTCAAGACTACATGAATCTGACGCTGCCGATGCGTGCCAAGAACCTCGCCGACCGTGAGGGCCTCGCACAATCCCGCTGCCAGCACGAGCTGATGATCGAGCTGTTGAAGGGCCGCGACAGCTGGGCGCTGGCACAGTTGTGCGTGGATCACATGCAGTTGAGCAAGAAGGATTATCTGGCGCGGATTGCGGGTGAGGAGAGCTAG